From Mycobacterium cookii:
GACGTCCGGTGAGCCAGTTGGTCCGGCCCCGACAGCGCAGACGTTGCCCGACATCGCAAGTCCCGCCGCGACGGTGCCCGCGGCGGCGCAGGCCCAGCCGTCACCGACAATGCCGGAGCCGCAGCCACTTTCGGATGATCCACCTGAGGTGTCGGGAACACCGCTGGACGATCTGAGCGGATTATCCACGGGCGCAGGTGGTTTGGGTGGTCTGGGCGGTATCGCCGGGGGCATCGGGGGAGTCATCGGAAGCATCGTCGACGGTATCGGCAGCCTGATCGGCTCGCTGGCCGGCGGACTGGGCGATGCCGCCGGTTCCGGCGACCCGCTACTCGATGATGAGCCGGTCGACACAGACGACATTGCGGATGACCCGGAGGAAGCCGCCGATCCGGAGCCGACCGTTCCGGACGACACCGCCGTTCCGGAGGAACCGGTCGAGCAGCTCGCCGAAAGCCCCCCTGCGGCAGTCGAAGCCGTCAACGAGCCGGCTGCACCGCCGCCGATCGACCCGCCTGCGGCCGACCAGCCGGCGCCGCTGGCGGGGCCGCCGCCGGACGGATCGACGCCGTGCGAGATCGCCGAAGATCAATTGCCCCAGGCGGGGCAGTGATGCACTGGCTCAGCTGGGCACGAGTTCGCGCAACTGCTCGACGAAGCGCACGGATTCGTGCCGGTCCGTGCTGATCGGTGTCGCGAGAAGCGTTGTGACACCGGCTTCGGCGAATGCCGCCACCCGCTCGGCGACGAAGCCGCGGGGGCCGACCAGCGAGATCGACCGGACCAGCTCATCGGGAACGGCGGCGATGGCGTCCTTCTTGTTGCCGCCCAAGTACAGGTCCTGGATGCGGTCCGCGACCTCGCCGAACCCGTAACGGGTGGCCAGGTTGTGGTAGAAGTTGCGGCCCTTCGCCCCCATCCCGCCGATGTAGAGGGCGAGTTGTGGTTTGAGCCATTCGAGCCGGTCGTCGACATCGTCGCCGATCGCCAGCGACGGGCCCGCCATCACATCCAGAGTGCCCAGCTCGGGATCACGCTTGGCCATGCCGGCGTCCAGCGCTTCGCCCCACACCGACTTCGCTTTCTCGGGATAGAAGAAGATCGGTTGCCAGCTCTCCGCGATCTCCGCCGTCAGCTCCACGTTCTTCGGGCCCAGCGCCGCAATCGAAATCGGAATCCGTTCCCGTACCGGGTGATTGATGAGCTGTAACGGCTTGCCCAACCCGGTGCCGCGCTCCGCGGGCAGTGGAACTTGGTAATGCTTGCCGTTGTGGTTGACCCGCTCGCGGCGCCACACCTGGCGGCAGATGTCCACCACTTCGCGGGTGCGGCCCAGCGGAGCGTCGAACGGAAGGCCGTGAAAACCCTCGATGACCTGCGGTCCGGACGTGCCGATGCCGAGCTGGAACCGGCCGTCGGAGACGTAGTCCAGGCCCGCGGCCGTCATCGCCAGCAGGGTGGGCGTGCGGGTGTAGATCGGGAACACGCCAGAGCCGAGTTCGATCGTGTTGGTCTTGGCCGCCAGGTAGCCGAGCTGGCTGACCGCGTCATAGGAATACGCCTCGGGCATCAGCACGATGTCGGCGCCGACCTTCTCCAACTCGACCACGTGATCCGCGGCCTCTTTGAAGTCGCCGGAATAGTTCAGCGTAAGTCCGATTTTCATTGCCACGTTATACCACCCAACCGGTTGGTTGATTAATTCAGCCCTTGAGTAGGGCGACGAACTTCTCTTCAGGGGTCACGGGTACCGCGTCGTCCTCCAACGCGACGGTTCTGGGCAGTTGGACGTCGGGATCGGCGAAATCGCGGTACGTCTTGTCTCCGCCCAGTGCGTACAGCAGATAGCCGGTCAACAGTGCGCGGACCGCCTTCTGCGTCTTGCGATCCGGCGAGCCCAGACCGAACGCGGTACCCAGTCGACGGCCTTCGGCCAGCCCGTTGGGCTGCGCTTTGTTGACGATCCGCAGCGTGGCTGCGTCCCACGATTTCCACAGTTCAATCGCGTTGGACCGCAATGCCTTTGCCACTCCCGGCGCGCTGAACACCACGCCGGGCACGCGCAGTGACGCCGCGGGCTGCTCGGCGGGCGGGCTGGTGACGGTGGGGAAGATCGCCGCGACGGCCTTGGGTTTGACCTTCATGCCGGCTGCCGCGAACACCGCCGCCGAGCCGCCGAACCCATGCCCGACGACGCCGAGTTTGTCGTGGTGGACGCTGATTTTGCCCGGCCCCAGCCGCACGCCGGCGGCGATGTCGAGCGCAGTGCCCAGGTCGAACGCGAGGTGCAACGCCGATGGCGCCAATCCCCGCTCGGTATCCGGGGCCGCCGCGACGATGCCCCACGACGCCAGATGCTCCAGAAGTCCCGAGTAACGCCCGACTCCGGTAAGCCAGTCGTGCCCGAACGCCACACCGGGCAAGTTGAACCCCGCTTCGGGTGTGTAGACGGCGCCCGGCAAGCCCGCGAAGGCCAAGTCCCCGCGCAAGACTCGATGCGGCCCACGTCGGGTCAGAGCGGCGACGAGCGTGCGGGTCTTGGCCACCCGTTGACGGTAGCGCACGCGGTCTTCGTCCCAACTAGCCTGCGACCAGGCGAGTCAGGCAATGGCAAGCCGATTGACAATGGATCGCCAGGCAACACGCGGTGAACGGGCGTTTCGGGCCGCTGCCACGACGACAACTTCTTCGACGGCGAGCCCCGCGACGCGGGCCACTGGCACGGCATAGGCACTTGGCATCCGTGAATCGATACCGATTTGTGATTTGCTGACGCAGCCGCCCCCAACTCGGGGCGGCTGCTCCATTTCGGAGCTGCCAATCGAGGGAACGTGCCGGTCAGGCGTCTGCGCGGGCGTCAGCGCAGCGGACGCTTGCCACTGAAACTTAGGTAATACCAAGGCTATTCATAGCGACTCATAACAGAATTTGCCCGCGAAGTGTTTGGCGTGTACGCCTCGGGTGGTACCCGTTGCGGGTGATAAACATCAAACGAATCGCAGCTGCGACAGCCATCACCGCGGGTCTAGGGCTTGCTGGTGTGGGCGCGGCGAGCGTTGCCGACGCGCAGCCGACCGGCCCGTTGCCCGACTACCACTGGTGCCCTGGTCAGTTCTTCGATCCGGGCTGGGGCAACAACTGGGACTGGAACCGGTGCCACGACGACTTCTATGGCGACGGGGACCCGCATGACCAAGGCCACTGGCACGGTTATGGCGCCTGGCACGGCGACAACGACCGTGGCTGGGACAACGGCCGTGGGCCCGGCTGGGACAACGGCCGTGGCCCGGGCGGCCCCGGCTACCACGACAACGACCACCCCGGTGGTCCCGGTTGGAATGACCACCGGTAAGCCGGTTAACAGATAGTTGACTTCCTGCAGGTGAGAACAGTGCAGCCGTCCCGATCGGGGCGGCTGCACTGCGCTGCAAGGGGCTCGCGACGACTCGACTGCACTACCCTGAAGGGCTATGTGCGGAATAGTCGGCTACGTCGGGCACCAGCCTGCCCTCGACGTCGTGGTCGACGCGCTGCGCCGGATGGAGTACCGCGGCTACGACTCCGCGGGCGTGGCACTGGTCGACAGCGCCGGCACACTGACGGTCCGTCGGCGCGCCGGCCGGCTGGCCAATCTCGAGGAAGCGCTCGCCGAGACCGACCCCGCGTGTCTGACCGGCAGCACCGGTCTCGGCCACACCCGCTGGGCCACGCACGGACGGCCCACCGACCGCAACGCCCACCCACACCGCGACGCGGCGGGCAAGATCGCCGTCGTCCACAACGGCATCATCGAGAACTACGCGGTGCTGCGGCACGAACTGGAGGCCGACGGCGTCGAGTTCGCCAGCGACACCGACACCGAGGTGGCTGTGCATCTGGTCGCCCGGGCGTATCACCACGGCGAGACCGCGGGCGACTTCACCGCCGCGGTGCTGGCGGTATTGCGCCGCCT
This genomic window contains:
- a CDS encoding LLM class F420-dependent oxidoreductase, giving the protein MKIGLTLNYSGDFKEAADHVVELEKVGADIVLMPEAYSYDAVSQLGYLAAKTNTIELGSGVFPIYTRTPTLLAMTAAGLDYVSDGRFQLGIGTSGPQVIEGFHGLPFDAPLGRTREVVDICRQVWRRERVNHNGKHYQVPLPAERGTGLGKPLQLINHPVRERIPISIAALGPKNVELTAEIAESWQPIFFYPEKAKSVWGEALDAGMAKRDPELGTLDVMAGPSLAIGDDVDDRLEWLKPQLALYIGGMGAKGRNFYHNLATRYGFGEVADRIQDLYLGGNKKDAIAAVPDELVRSISLVGPRGFVAERVAAFAEAGVTTLLATPISTDRHESVRFVEQLRELVPS
- a CDS encoding dienelactone hydrolase family protein; its protein translation is MAKTRTLVAALTRRGPHRVLRGDLAFAGLPGAVYTPEAGFNLPGVAFGHDWLTGVGRYSGLLEHLASWGIVAAAPDTERGLAPSALHLAFDLGTALDIAAGVRLGPGKISVHHDKLGVVGHGFGGSAAVFAAAGMKVKPKAVAAIFPTVTSPPAEQPAASLRVPGVVFSAPGVAKALRSNAIELWKSWDAATLRIVNKAQPNGLAEGRRLGTAFGLGSPDRKTQKAVRALLTGYLLYALGGDKTYRDFADPDVQLPRTVALEDDAVPVTPEEKFVALLKG